CTACAGGCTGAGGAGGTCAAGGGAATGCTTGACGGTCTTGCCACGCTACGAGAGGGCCACAGCAAGCGCATTTCGAGTTGGGACACATCCGGGCGTAACGCCGACCGCTGGACCATCGAGGCCGGTGAGACCAGGACGCTGGCGGACATCGCGGGTGCGGGCACGATCCGGCACCTCTGGTTCACAATCGCCTGCGAGGACCCGCTGTACCTGCGCAAGTGCATTCTGAGGATGTACTGGGACGGGCAGGACTTCCCGAGCGTCGAAGCGCCGGTGGGCGACTTCTTCGGCGTCGGCCACTCGAAGGTCAGCTCCTTCTCCTGCGCGGTGCTGAACATGTCGGCGAATCCCGGTCGGGACGACCATGCGGCCATGAACTGCTACTTCCCGATGCCCTTCGCGAAGGGCGCCCGGATCACGGTTGAGAACCAGTGTGAAGTGCCGGTGCGGTCGTGGTACTTCTACATCGACTATGACGAACTCGACGAGATTCCGGCCGATCAAGCCCGGTTCCATGCTCACTGGCGGCGGAACAATCCGTGCGTTCCTCCCACGCACCAGGGCGACGACCCGCAGGTGAACCTCACCGACGCCGACAACTACCTGATACTGGAGACCGCCGGGCGCGGGCACTATGTTGGATGCAATCTCAGCGTCCACAACCTGTACGGTGGATGGTGGGGCGAAGGCGACGACATGTTCATGATCGACGGGACGAAGTGGCCGCCGGACCTCCACGGAACGGGCAGCGAGGACTACTTCAGCCACGCCTGGGGGATGCAACTCGACAACGCCTACCTGTACAACGGCGTCAGCTACCATCACGGTCAGAAGCAGGGCTTCAACGAACGCATCACCGTCTATCGCTACCACCTCTGCGAGCCGGTGATCTTCCACGACAGTATCCGCGTGAGCATTGAGCACGGTCACGCCAACGACCGCTGCGACGACTACTCGAGCACCGCCTACTGGTACCAGACGCTCCCGGGCAAGCCCTTCGATCCGTTCCCCGGAGTCGAGGAACGCCTGCCGCGTCCCGATGTGGTGGTTCAGCCGGTCAACCTGCCGATTCCCGTGACCGGGTACAAACGCAGCGGGTCACCGATCGATCCGAACCTGTAGGCGATCTCGACCGCTGCCGAGTTCAGCGAAAAGCCCGGACTCCGCGCTGGAGTCCGGGCTTTCTTGTTCGGTGGGATTGAGGACCGGGTCAGAGGGACAGGCTACTTCGCAGCGTCGCCAAGGGGGTTCAGTATCTTCTGGATCTCCGGGTCGTTCATGTTGTCCTTGGTGACGACGGTCACGCCGGTGTCGACGCGTTCGTCAACCTTCTCCCCCTTGAGGGCCTTGACCGCGAGCTTGACGCCCTCGTAGCCCATCTTGAAGGGGTTCTGCACCACCAGGGCCTGCACCACGCCTTCCTTGAGGGCGGCGATCTCGGGCTCGGAGGCGTCGAAGCCGACCAGCTTGACCTTGCCGGTCAGATTCCGCTGCCGGATCACGTTCGCCGCACCAACGACACCTGGTTCATTGGCGGCGAAAAGGCCGGTCAGATTCGGATTGGCCGTGAGCATGTCCTCGGCCACCTTCATGCCGACTGCGGCGTCGCTTTGCGAGTAGAGGGTGCTGGCGACCCTGATCTCCGGGAAGGCCTTGAGGCCGGCGAGGAAGCCCTGCTCGCGCATGTCCGAGGTGGCTGCGCCCTTGATGAAGGGGATGACGCCGACCTCACCCTTCTTGCCCATCAACTCGGCGAGCTTCTCGGCGCCCTGCTTGGCCCCGGCGACGTTGTCGGTAGCGACGAAGCTGAGGGCGTCCTTGGAGTCGATGCCCGAGTCGATGGTGATGACCGGGATGCCCTTGGCCCGGGCCTTCTGAACGACCGGAATGAGGGCCTTGGCATCGCAGGCGGCCATGACGATGGCGCTAACGCTCTTGGCGATGGCGTCCTCGAGGATGGAGATCTGCCCGGTGACGTCGGTCTCCTTCGCCGGGCCGTTCCACTCGATCTGTGCGCCCTCTTCCTTGCCTGCAGCGCGTGCGCCGGCTTCGACGGTCTTCCAGAACACGTGAGCGGTTCCCTTGGGGACGACGGCAAGGCGCAATTCTGAGGCTCCCGGGGCGGCAGCAGCGTTCTCGCCTGCACCGGGCCCTTCGGTAGTGGGCGTCGGCTCCAGGGGCTCTGCGGGGCCACCTGTCTTTGAGCAGCCACAGATCAGGACCAGGAGCAAGAAGACCGCTAGCAGCAGATGAGGAAGGTAGCGACGCATCGGAAAGGACCCCCTTGAGAGTTGCAGCGCCGACGACGCTGCTCGAAGACCGAAG
This genomic stretch from Armatimonadia bacterium harbors:
- a CDS encoding ABC transporter substrate-binding protein, yielding MRRYLPHLLLAVFLLLVLICGCSKTGGPAEPLEPTPTTEGPGAGENAAAAPGASELRLAVVPKGTAHVFWKTVEAGARAAGKEEGAQIEWNGPAKETDVTGQISILEDAIAKSVSAIVMAACDAKALIPVVQKARAKGIPVITIDSGIDSKDALSFVATDNVAGAKQGAEKLAELMGKKGEVGVIPFIKGAATSDMREQGFLAGLKAFPEIRVASTLYSQSDAAVGMKVAEDMLTANPNLTGLFAANEPGVVGAANVIRQRNLTGKVKLVGFDASEPEIAALKEGVVQALVVQNPFKMGYEGVKLAVKALKGEKVDERVDTGVTVVTKDNMNDPEIQKILNPLGDAAK
- a CDS encoding glycoside hydrolase family 172 protein; this translates as MLDGLATLREGHSKRISSWDTSGRNADRWTIEAGETRTLADIAGAGTIRHLWFTIACEDPLYLRKCILRMYWDGQDFPSVEAPVGDFFGVGHSKVSSFSCAVLNMSANPGRDDHAAMNCYFPMPFAKGARITVENQCEVPVRSWYFYIDYDELDEIPADQARFHAHWRRNNPCVPPTHQGDDPQVNLTDADNYLILETAGRGHYVGCNLSVHNLYGGWWGEGDDMFMIDGTKWPPDLHGTGSEDYFSHAWGMQLDNAYLYNGVSYHHGQKQGFNERITVYRYHLCEPVIFHDSIRVSIEHGHANDRCDDYSSTAYWYQTLPGKPFDPFPGVEERLPRPDVVVQPVNLPIPVTGYKRSGSPIDPNL